Within the Streptosporangium album genome, the region TGTCCGCGTGGTTGGGGATGGCGGTGGGAGTGCCCTCGACCAGGGTGCGGGAGTCCTTGACGCGGAGCCCGCCCGCGTAGTGCACGAAGTCGATCCGGTCCTGCGGCTCGGGCTCGCCCGTGTGGCCGTCGTGGCCGTAGCCGCCGGTGAAGGTCGGGTAGATCGGCGACCAGGTGATGCCGGGGGCGGTGACCGGGTTCGGGTTGGCGACCCGGAAGGAGTCCTTCAGGCCGGCCTTCTCCGGCAGGACCGAGGCGGGCCAGGGCACCGAGTCGTAGCCGCACCGCTTGGTCGCGGACGTCCAGTCCAGGTGGGAGGGGGCGTTGAAGTCGCCGGTCAGCAGGACAGGGGTCCGTTTCACGGCCTTCAGGTCGGGCCCCATCGCCGCCAGGATCGCGGTGATCTGCGGCGTGCGGCCGGACTTCACCTCGTTGGCCAGGAGCTGCTCCTGGGTCATCTTGCCGAAGCAGGCGTCGTAGGGGCCGTAAGGCGTGTAGCCGAGGTGGACGTTCCAGACGACGACGTCCTGCTTCCGCTGCTCGTCCACCCGGACCCGGGCGCTGATCCCGGCCAGGCCGGACGCGGACGGCAGCGGGCCGCGCGAGGTGATCGGGTAGCGGCTGATGATGCCCAGGTCGGAGCCGGCCTGGAAGTAGTCCCAGCCCAGCGCTTCGGCGAGTTCCTCGGCGGCGACGGAGGAGGTCTCCTGCATGCCCACCACGTCCACGTCGTGGTCGAGCAGGAACTTCAGCTGCTTCTCACGGGAGCCCTTCACCTGGCTGCCGCCGTGCCAGAGGTTCCAGCTCATCGCCTTGAGTTCGGGCACGAGTTTGAGGCCCGGGACCCTGACCTCGATTTTGGCGGTCGTCGACGCGGTCTGGCCGGCGGCGTTGCGCGCCTCGATCTTCACGGCCGCCGGCCGGAGCGCGTCGAGGAGACGGGGCTTGCCGGAGATCGTGCCGTCCGCGCCGACCGTGGCCCAGCGCGGTCCGTCGGTCTTCCGGAAGGTCAGGTCCTTGGTGTCGCCGCGCAGCAGACCCTTGACCGTCGCGGTGTACGGCTTCAGCGCCCGGGCGTTGCGCAGGGGCATGGTGTCGCTGACGAAGTGCAGCGGTCCGTCGCTCACGATCTGCAGTTTGACCGGCTGGGCGAGCCAGGCGTAGCCGTCCTTGGCCAGGGAGTAGACGACGTAGCCGCCGGGTTCGAGGCCATCGGTGGGCAGCGTCGCGGTGCCGCTGCCCGCAGGGATGTAGGCCCACTTCAGTGACGGGCCCACGTAGGTCTCGTTGACGGGGCCGTCACCCGGGTCGGCGTACAGGCCGAGCCAGTTCTTCGGGTCCGGGCGGGGAGTGGAGTAGGTCAGGCTGATCGGCTCGCCGGCCTTCACCGACGTCGAGGCGACGCTCAGCGTGCCGTCGGCTTCGGCCGTGGCCGGAGTGCTTGTCAGGCCGAGTGCCAGTACGGCTGTCACCGCTATGAGTAACCGGCGCATTCGAACTCCTTATGCATACATCTGGGAGAAATTAGCGTG harbors:
- a CDS encoding endonuclease/exonuclease/phosphatase family protein produces the protein MRRLLIAVTAVLALGLTSTPATAEADGTLSVASTSVKAGEPISLTYSTPRPDPKNWLGLYADPGDGPVNETYVGPSLKWAYIPAGSGTATLPTDGLEPGGYVVYSLAKDGYAWLAQPVKLQIVSDGPLHFVSDTMPLRNARALKPYTATVKGLLRGDTKDLTFRKTDGPRWATVGADGTISGKPRLLDALRPAAVKIEARNAAGQTASTTAKIEVRVPGLKLVPELKAMSWNLWHGGSQVKGSREKQLKFLLDHDVDVVGMQETSSVAAEELAEALGWDYFQAGSDLGIISRYPITSRGPLPSASGLAGISARVRVDEQRKQDVVVWNVHLGYTPYGPYDACFGKMTQEQLLANEVKSGRTPQITAILAAMGPDLKAVKRTPVLLTGDFNAPSHLDWTSATKRCGYDSVPWPASVLPEKAGLKDSFRVANPNPVTAPGITWSPIYPTFTGGYGHDGHTGEPEPQDRIDFVHYAGGLRVKDSRTLVEGTPTAIPNHADNAWTSDHAAVLTTFRVD